The DNA region GCTGCAGGCCGAGTTCACCCTGCTGCCGGATCCCGCCGAACGCGGTGGCGCGCCGGCCGAGACGTGGCTGGTCGACGGTTTCGACACCCCGGCCGGTACGCCGGCCCGGGTCGGCGTCATCGGGACGGTGACCCGGCCGTTCTGCGGCGACTGCGACCGGACCCGGCTGACCGCCGACGGCCAGGTGCGGGACTGCCTCTTCGCCCGGCACGAGTCCGACCTTCGGGGCGCGTTGCGGGCCGGGGCCGACGACGCCGAGTTGGCCCGGCGCTGGCGGGTGGCGATGGCCGGCAAGCGGGCCGGGCACGGCATCGACGACCCGACGTTCCTGCAGCCGGCCCGGCCGATGTCGGCGATCGGCGGCTGAGCATGGAATCGGTGACGGTGCGTTACTTCGCCGGGGCACGGGCGGCGGCCGGCCGGACCAGCGACGCCGTACCGGCCGGGCTGGACCGCGACGGCTTCGTCACCGAGTTGACCAGGCGGCACGGCGACGGGCTGGGCCGGGTGCTGGCGGTGGCGAGTTTCCTGGTCGACGGCACCGTCTGGCATGATCGTCACGCACCGTTGCCGGCCGGTGCCACGGTCGACGTACTGCCACCATTTGCCGGCGGCTGAGGAGAGGCCGACGCTGTGCTCGCCGTACTCGGGTTCGTCGGCACCCTGACGCTGATCACCGGCCTGATCCACCTCTACCTGTGGCGACGTCTGGTGCGTGACACCACCCGGCCGGGGCGGTGGCGGCGGGCCGGCAGCCTGCTGGCCCTCGGGTTGGCGGTCCTGGTGCCGACGACGATGGTCAGCACCCGGTCCGCCGGAATGTCCTGGCTGGCCTGGCCCGGTTACGTGTGGCTGGCGGTGATGTTCTACCTGCTGGTCGTCCTGCTGGCGCTGGAGCTGCCGCTGCTGGTGGTCCGGCTCGTCGGGCGGGCGCGCGGCCGGCAGGTCGGCACGCTGGACTCGGTGCCGGTGACCGCCCCTGCGGCCGCGGCGGGCCCACCGCCGCCGACCGCGCTGCCCGGCGGTCGACCCGCTACCGACATCGTGCCGGACCCGGGACGGCGGCTGCTGATCGCCCGGGGCGCGGCGATCTTCGCCGGGTTGACCGCCGCCGGCGTCACCGGCTACGGCGTACGGACCGCCCTCGGACCGCCCCAGCTGGACCGCGTGCAGATCCCGATCGCCCGGCTGCCCCGGGCCATGGACGGGCTGCGGATCGCCACCGTGTCGGACATCCACATCGGACCGCTGACCGGGGTCGGGCACACCGCCCGGATCGTGGAGCTGATCAACAGTCTGGACGCCGACCTGGTCGCGGTCGTCGGCGACCTGGTCGACGGTACGGTCGCCGAACTCGGCCCGACCGCCGCCCCGCTGGCCGGTCTGCGGGCCCGGTACGGCAGCTTCTTCGTCACCGGCAACCACGAGTACTACTCCGGCGCGCAGGAGTGGGTCACCGAGGTGCAGCGGCTCGGCCTGCAGGTGCTGGTCAACGAACGCCGGGAGATCGTCACCCCGGGCGGGGTGCTCGACCTGGCCGGGGTCAACGACCCGACCGGTGCGACGGCGAGTCCGGCCGATGGTGCGCAGGTCGGTCCGCCGGACGGTCCGCTGGCCGGCCCGGACTACGACCGGGCGCTCGGTGACCGGGACCGCGACCGGCCGGTGGTGCTGCTCGCCCACCAGCCGGTGCAGGCCCACGAGGCCGCCCGGTACGGCGTCGACCTGCAGCTGTCCGGGCACACCCACGGCGGTCAGATCGTCCCGTTCAACCTGGCCGTACGGCTGGTCCAGCCGGTCGTCTCCGGCCTGGCGACGGTCGACGGCACCCAGGTCTACGTGACCAACGGTGCCGGATTCTGGGGCCCGCCGGTGCGCGTCGGTGCCCCGCCGCAGGTCTCCCTGGTGCAGCTGCGCAGCGAGTGAGAGTCACGTCTCGTGCGTTCGCGCGCGTGGCGACCCTGCGCCCGGCCGGCGTTCGTGACAGGATGCGGCGTGCCCCCGTACCGCGCCGTGCCCTCCCCCGGCTCCGCCACGGGTCCCGGGTCCTTCGTCGCCGACCTGCACATCCACTCCCGGTACTCCCGCGCCTGCAGCCGCGACCTGAACATGTCGAACCTGGCCTGGTGGGCCCGACGCAAGGGCGTCAGCCTGCTCGGCACCGGCGACTTCACCCACCCGGCGTGGTTCGAGCATCTGCGTGAGTCGCTGCGCCCGGCCGAGCCGGGGCTGTACCGGCTCAGCCCGGACGCGGAGCGCGATGTCGCCCGCCGGCTGCCGCCCCGGCTGGCCAGCGAGGCCGAGGCGAACCCGGTGCGCTACATGCTCAGCGTCGAGATCTCGACGATCTACAAGCGGGACGACCGCACCCGCAAGGTGCACCATCTGATCTACCTGCCGGATCTGGAGGCGGTGGCCCGGTTCAACACCGCGTTGGGCCGCATCGGCAACCTCGGCTCCGACGGCCGGCCGATCCTCGGGCTGGACTCCCGCGACCTGCTGGAGATCACCCTGGAGGCGAGCGAGGACGGCTACCTGGTGCCGGCGCACATCTGGACACCGTGGTTCTCCGCGCTGGGCTCCAAGTCCGGCTTCGACGCGATCGCCGACTGCTACGCCGACCTGGCCGGGCACATCTTCGCGGTGGAGACCGGCCTGTCGTCGGACCCGGCGATGAACTGGCGGGTGTCCCATCTGGACAAATATCAGCTGGTGTCGAACTCCGATGCCCATTCGCCGCCCGCGCTGGCCCGGGAGGCGACCGTGCTGGACAGCGCGCTCGACTACTACGCCGTACGGGAGGCGCTGCGCACCGGAGACGGGCTGGTCGGCACGATCGAGTTCTTCCCGGAGGAGGGCAAGTACCACGCCGACGGGCACCGCAACTGTGGGGTCAACTGGTCGCCGGAGCAGACCCGGCAGGCCGCCGGCCGCTGCCCGCAGTGCGGCAAGCCGCTGACCGTCGGCGTACTGAGCCGGGTCGAGGATCTCGCCGACCGGCCGGACGGGCACCGGCCGGCGCACGCGAAGCAGGTCACCCACCTGGTGGCGCTGCCGGAGATCGTCGGCGAGATCCACCGGGTCGGTGCCCGGTCCAAGACCGTCGAGGGCCAGGTGGTCAACCTGGTCGCCGCGCTCGGCCCGGAGCTGGACATCCTGACCACGGTGCCGGTGGACGACATCCGGCGGGTCGGCGGGGAACTGCTCGCCGAGGCGATCGGTCGGCTGCGCCGCGGCGAGGTCCACCGGGTGCCGGGCTACGACGGCGAGTACGGCGTGATCACCCTGTTCGCACCGGGCGAGTTGGCGACCGGTGGCGGTGCCGGTCAGCCGGAGGCGCTGTTCGACGTACCGGTGCCGGCGCAGCGACCGCCCAGCGAGTCGGCTGCCGCCGGCGCAGCGCCCCCGACCGGTACCCGGCGCGCCAGCCGTGCCGGTGCCGCCCGGGCGGCCCGCAGCGGCCGGGCGGGCGCGGAGCCGGCACCGCCGCCGATCCCGCCGCCGCCGACGCCGTCGCCGCACGAGCCGTTCGAGCCGATGCTGGCCGGGATGGAGGAGGTCGGCACCGGGCTGCTGGACCGGCTCGACGCGATGCAACGGGTCGCCGCGTCCGCGCCGGGCGGGCCGCTGCTGATCGTGGCCGGGCCGGGCACCGGCAAGACCCGGACGTTGACCCACCGGATCGCGTACCTCTGCGCCGAACTGAACGTCTTCCCCGAGCACTGCCTGGCGATCACCTTCACCCGGCGGGCAGCCGAGGAGCTGCGGCACCGGCTCGACGGGCTGCTCGGCCCGGTCGCCGAGGACGTGACCGTGGCCACCTTCCACTCCCTCGGGCTGACCATCCTGCGGGAGAACCCGAAAGCCGCCGGGCTGCCGGCGACGTTCCGCATCGCCGACGACGCCGAGCGCGACCAGGCCCGCGCCGAAGCCGGCGAGGACGACGCCACGTACGCCAAGCTGCTGCGCGCGGCCGGTTTGGTCGACCTGGACGAGCTGGTCACCCTGCCGTTGCGGCTGCTGCGCGACGATCCGGCGCTGGTGCAGCGCTACCGGGACCGCTGGCGGTGGATCTTCGTCGACGAGTACCAGGACGTCGACGCCGACCAGTACGACCTGCTGCGGCTGCTCAGCCCGGCCGACGGCAACCTCTGCGCGATCGGCGACCCGGACCAGGCGATCTACTCGTTCCGGGGCGCTGACGTGCGCTACTTCCTGCGGTTCTCGGAGGACTTCGTCGACGCCCGGCTGGTCCGGCTGGCCCGCAACTACCGGTCGGCGGCGCCGATCCTGGCCGCCGCCGTGCAGGCCATCGCGCCCAGTTCGCTGGTGCGCGGCCGCCGGCTGGAGCCGGCCCGACTGGATCCGCAGGCGCCGCTGATCGGGCTCTACCCGGCCGCCACGGCCGCCGACGAGGCGGCGTTCGTCGTACGGACGGTCGACGAGCTGGTCGGCGGGGTGTCGCACCGGTCGCTGGACTCGGGGCGCATCGACGGGCAGTCGTCGACGGTGTCGTTCTCCGACATCGCCGTGCTGTACCGCACCGACGCCCAGTCCGGACCGATCGTGGAGGCGCTGACCCGGGCCGGCGTACCGGTGCAGAAGCGGTCGCACAACCGGCTGCGGGACCGGCCGGGGGTGCTGGCGATCGCCCGGGAGCTGCGCCACGTCGGTGTCAGCGGGCCGGACGCCGATCTCACCACCCGGGTCCGCGCCGCCGGTCAGGTGCTGGCCGACCGGTTGACCGCGCCGACCCTGGACGCGCCGAGCGGGCCGCAACTGGTGCCGGCGGACGTCTGGGCGGCGGTGGATCTGCTGACCCCGTTGGCGCACCGCTGCGGCGAGGACCTGTCGCTGCTGCTGGCGCAGGTGGAGACCGGTGCCGAGGTGGACGCGCTGGACCCTCGGGCCGAGGCGGTGACCCTGCTGACCCTGCACGCGGCGAAGGGCCTGGAGTTCCCGGTGGTCTTCCTGGTCGGCTGCGAAGACGGCCTGCTGCCGTTGCGGTTCGCCGGTAAGCCACCCAGCGAGGACGAGGTCGCGGAGGAGCGGCGGCTGTTCTTCGTCGGGCTGACCCGGGCACAGGACCGGCTGTACGTCTCCCACGCTGGTCGGCGGGTCCGGCACGGCCAGGAGCGGGAGATGCGGCCGACACCGTTCCTGGACGCGATCGACGCCGGCCTGTTCGACCGGCTCGGGGCGGAAGGTCCGCGCCGCCCGAAGGATCGCCAGCTACGCCTGCTGTGACCGCCACCGGTACGCCGTCACCTGCGACGGGTACGGGGTCTCGGCGACGCGCGCGGGCGTTCGGTGGTCACCACCAGCGCCACTCCGACGACGATCACCAGGCCACCGAGCAGGATGCGCGGGGTCACCGGTTCGGCGGCCAGCAGCGCGCCGAGCGCGACCGCGACCACCGGGTTGACGTACGCGTAGGTGGCGACCAGCGAGATCGGCGCGTGCTGCAACAGCCACACGTACGCGGTGAACGCGATCAGCGAGCCGGCCACCAGCAGGTACGTCAGTGCCCACCAGGATCTCGCCGAGACCTGGGTCAGGTCGACGCCGCGCAGTTCGCCCCGCAGCACACCGAACGCCACCAGCGCGGCCGCGCCGGCGGCCATCTGGTAGACGGTGGTGACGAAGGCGTCGGTCGGCATGCTGATCCGGCCGGCGATGAACGAACCGGCCGACCAGGCGGTGGCGGCAGCCACCACGACCAGCGATCCGGTCAGCGGCGCGGCCGCCGCGCCGCCGGTCGGGGCGATCAGCACGACCAGTCCACCCAGCCCGACGAGTACGCCGGCGACGGTGGTCGGCCGGGGACGGTCCCGCACCGCCAGCCGGTACACCACGACCAGCAACGGCACCGTCGCGATGAGCAGCGCGGCGACCCCGGACGGTACGGCGACCCCGGGCGGTCCGGACTCGGCCAGCATCACCAGCCCGTTCCCGCCGGTGAGCAGCAGTACGCCCACCGGTGCCGCGCCGGCGAGTTGGCGGGCGGTGACCCGCAGCGCGCCGCGACCTCGGCTGACCCGCAGGATCGCCGCGAGCAGCAGCGCCGCAAGGCCGAACCGGGCCCCCGCCGCCGCCATCGGTGGCATCGTCTCCACCACCACCCGGATAGCCAGGTAGGTCGAGCCCCAGACGACGTAGACGATCATCAGGGCCGACCAGATCAGCGCTGGTCGGGTTGCCGACACGGCAGTGGTCGCGCGCACCACCGGCCCGGCAAGTCCCCGCGAATCGGGCGGCTCGCCGGGAGTTGGCGTACTTCGGGGAGGTGAGCTCATCGGAGGCTCACGCTACGGTGACGTCATCGCCGCCGGAGTCAGTGGGTGGCCAGCGTCGAACGCCGCCGCGCAGGAGGACAGGACATGTCGCACTACGGACCGCCGGGCGGGCCGTACCCGGACCAGCAGCCGGACCGGTGGGCCGACCGGCAGCCGTCGGAGCCGTACCGGGAGCCGTCCGACCCGTGGGGTGGCAACGAACCCTGGGGGGAGACGCCGGCCGGTCGGGCGGAGCAGCCATGGCAGGACCGCGGGACCGAGCAGGCCTGGCCGGGCGGCGCGGGCCAGCAACAACCGTGGCAGGGCGGCACGGAGCAGGCCTGGCAGGGCGGCGCGGGTCAGCCGCCGCCGACGGGTTCCGACTGGCAGGGGTACGGCCAGCAGCCGTCCTCTGCTGACCAGAACTGGCACACTCCGACGGGCACCGGCTGGGCGGGTGCGGCGGAGCAGACCTGGCAGCAGTCCCCGTCGGGCCCGGCCGCCGGGCAGCAGCCGCCGGCAGGTGCGCCGCCGGCCTGGGAGCCCACTGCCGCACCGGGGCGGTCGGGGCGCAGCGGTGGCGGGTTGAGCGGCGGTCTGCTGGCCGTACTGCTCGGTGTCACGCTGCTGCTCTGCGGTGGCGGCGCGGCCGGAATCTATCTGATGACCCGGCCGGACTCGACCGAGGGCAATCAGGACGAGTTGGCGGTGCCGACCGCCGGGCCGCAGGTCGACGCGTCGGTCGAGCCGCCGGCGGAGCCGACCGCGACGCCTGATCCGGACCAGGCGACCGCGACGCCGACGCCCACGTCGTCGAATGACGCCCGATTCGTCACCGTCGGCCAGTGCGTCCGCAACGAGGCGGTGGCGGAGGAGGAGACTCCGGTACTGACCATCACCGACTGCGACGAAGGCGCATACGAAGTGCTCGCCCGCTTCGACGGCGTCACCGACGGCGAGGAGGACGCCAAGACCAAGTGCGCCGACGTGACCGGCTACACCAACTGGTATTTCTTCAACAGCCAGTTGGACGCCCTGGACTTCGTGCTCTGCCTGAAGCAACGGTGAGACGCACCGCACTGACCGGGAACTGGCAACCGTTGGTTACCGTCTCCGTTGGCACGGTTGGTCCGCGCCACGCTGCCCGACCACTCCACCCACCGCAGCGACAACGCTAGGGAGATCATGTCCAGCTATGGTCCGCCGGGCTACCCCGGTGCGGGACAGCCCGACGACCCGGCCGGCACACCGGGTCACTCCGGATATCCGCCGCAGGGTCCGGCCTACCCGCCGGGTGCCGGCTACCCACCGCCCGGTGCCCAGCCGGTGTCCGGAGGCGGCTACCCCGATCCGACGACCCCCTACCCGTCCTACCCGCCCGGCGGTGGCTACCCGGATCCGGGACAGCCGGCCGGCTACCCGCCGCCGACCTCAGGTGGTGGGGCGTACCCGCAGCCGGGATCGGGTGGTGGGGCGTACCCGCCGCCGCCGGGATCGGGCGGTTTCCCGCCGCCACCACCCCCGCCTGGCTGGGGTCCGCCTCCGCCGGGGATGCCGGGCGGTCAGCCGCCGAAGAAGTCCCGGACCGGCCTGATCATCGGGTTGGTGGTCGGTGCGGTGGTGCTGCTGATGCTCTGCGGCTGCGGAGCAATCGTGGCGATCGGGGCGCTGGCCGAGGATGGCGGCTCGACCGCCAGTGACCCGACTCCCGTGCCGTCGGTCGACGTGGAGCCGACGCTGGACGACGACCCCGCGTCGTCGGCTCCGCCGTCGACCGGTGACAGCGGCCTGATCGTGGTCGGCGACTGCGTGGTCAACGACGGTACCGACGACGACGCCGAGCTGCGCAAGGTCGCCTGCGAGCCGGGCTCGTACGAGGTGCTCGCCCGGATCCCGCTGACGACCGACACCGCACGCTGCGACGACCCGGTCTTCGGCCACGAGGAGACCGACACCACCTACGTGTTCGACAGCGACCAGACGATCCTCGATTACGTGCTCTGCATGAAGGAGCTCTGAGCGAGCGTCCGTAGCAGTTCCTAGGGCTCTCTAGCGCGAATGCTAGAGAGCCCTAGGCTTTCCGGGCCGGCACCTCTCGACACTTCTACCTGGTTCTAGCGATCACGCTAGACGACCCGATACGGTGCGAGAGTGGACCCGATCCGCAACCCGTACGCCCCCGGTGCCGGCCAGCGCCCACCCGAACTCGCCGGCCGTGGCCGCGAGGTCGACGTCTTCGACATCGTGCTGGAGCGCGTCGCCCGGGGCCGGCCCGAACGCAGCCTGATGCTCACCGGGCTGCGGGGCGTCGGCAAGACCGTCCTGCTCAACACCCTGCGGTCCCAGGCCATCAACCGGCTCTGGGGCACCGGCAAGATCGAGGCCCGGCCGGACCAGTCGCTGCGTCGCCCGGTCGCCGCCGCCCTGCACATGGCGGTCCGCGAACTCGCCCCCCGGCACCGGGCACCCGAGCGGATCGACGACTTCCTCGGCGTACTCAAGGCGTTCGCCCTACGGGCGAACCCGCCGGCCGCCAGCGGACGCGGCGGGGCGAACCGGCTGCGCGACCGCTGGCAGCCGGGCATCGACGTGCCGGCGGCCGTCGGCCGGGCCGACTCCGGCGACATCGAGATCGACCTGGTGGAGCTGTTCACCGACGCCGCCGCCGTCGCCACCGACGTCGGCACCGGGATCGCACTGTTCATCGACGAGATGCAGGACGTCGGCACCGACGACGTGTCGGCGCTCTGCGCCGCCTGCCACGAGTTGTCCCAGCTCGGCGGCCCGCTGATCGTGGTCGGCGCTGGGCTGCCGCACCTGCCGGCGGTGCTGTCCGCCGCCAAGTCCTACTCCGAACGGCTGTTCCGTTACCAGCGGATCGACCGGCTGGACCGGGTCGCCGCCGACCAGGCGCTGACCGCACCCGCGCAGCGCGAGCAGGTCGAATACGAACCCAAGGCCCTGGACCTGCTGTACGACAAGTCCGGCGGCTACCCGTACTTCGTGCAGGCGTACGGCAAGGCGACCTGGGACCACGCGCCGCGCTCGCCGATCACCGCCGCCGACGTACGGATGGCCGCGCCGGACGCCGAGGCGGAGCTGGCCGTCGGCTTCTTCGGTTCCCGCTTCGAGCGCGCCACCCCCGCCGAGCGCGAGTACATGCGGGCCATGGCGTCGCTGGCCGGCACCGCCGACCCGACCAGCGCGACGCCGTCGTCAGCGGGCGGGCCGTCGTCGGATGACGACGCCGCCGATCCGGACGCGGCGGTGTCGACCGCCGAGATCGCCCGTGCGCTGGGCCGCAAACCGGCGAGCCTGTCACCGGCCCGGGACGCCTTGATCAAAAAAGGGCTGATCTATTCGGGGGAACGCGGAACGGTGGCTTTCACCGTGCCGCACTTCGGTCGCTATCTGCGTACCCAGCCCGGCTGAACCGGGTAGGGCCCGCTCCGGATCACAGCGGCCGGGCGTTTGCCGGGTGACAGACCGGCCAACCGGGTATGACTGAGGCATGAGACCCGTACGCACCTTTGCCCGCGCCCTGCTCAGCAGCATCTTCATCGTCAGCGGCGCCCGCGCGGTCGCCGACCCCGGCCCGTACGTCGAGCGGGCCCGACCGGTCACCGACCGGCTCGCTCCGACGATCCGCCGGGCCGCGCCGCGGCTGCCCGCCGACACCGGCAGTCTGGTACGGCTGCACGGCGCCACCCAGCTCGTCGGTGGACTGTTGCTGGCCACCGGCCACGTCACCCGTCCGGCGGCGGCCGTGCTGGCCGCCTCCCTGGTGCCGACCACGGTCGCCGGGCATCCGTTCTGGTCGGCCACCGATCCGGCCCAGCGGCAACTCCATCAGGTGCACTTCCTGAAGAATCTCGGCCTTCTCGGCGGATTGTTGCTGGCTGCGGCGGATACTGGAGGTCGCCCGGGACTGTGGTGGCGTACCGGCCACGCGGTCCGCAACGGCCGGCGGTCGGTGCGGCGGGCGGTACGGTCGGCGCGCCGGGACGCCCGGATCGCGGTCCGTTCGGCGGCCACCGCCCGCCGGCTACCGGGCCGGGGATGAGGCTCGCCGGCCGGGAGACCGCCGGGCTCCGGCGAAACGCCCGGGCCTGCGCTGATGACACAGCGTCGTCGGTAAATATCGGACTTCAATGTTTAGTTGACCATTGAAGACCACGAACCATACAGAAGGCGCCACACAGCGTTAACGCGGTGGAAATGTCGCGAACTAGTGTGGGATCGGACACGGTAGGGTAACGCGCGCGGTCGGGGACGACGCTGCGTTCTAGGCTCGGACGGGCACACGGAATTCTCTGCGATCGACAACCGGGGGTGGGTGGATCATGGTGACGGACGTCCGTGAACGGGTCCGTCGTCTCACTCCGTTGCGCCGCCGTCATCTTGCGCGGGTCCGCCGCGCGTGGCGCGGGCTCGACCGCGCCACCCTGGTGCGGCTCGGCCTGATCGCGCTGACCTGCTACGCCGCCTGGTACGCGATCGGCCTGTTCGGCCGGCCGTACAACTTCTTCGACATGCGGATCTACCACGGGGCGATGCTGTGGTGGACCAACGGCGGCGAGTTGTACGGGTTCATCGCCCCCGAGACCACCCTCGGCTTCACCTATCCACCGTTCGCCGGGCTCACCATGCTGCCGATGGCACTGGTCCCGATGCTCGCCGCCGGCTGGATCAACGTCCTGCTCGGCATCGCCGCCCTGGCCGTGGTCCTCGCCGTGCTGCTCGCGCCGATCGCCGACCGCTGCGGATGGCCGCGCTGGTTCGTCGTCGGCCTGGCGGTCCCGCTGGCGGTGGCCATCGAGCCGGCCCGCGAGACGCTCGGCTACGGCCAGGTGAACCTGCTGCTCTTCGGCCTGATCATCGCCGATCTGGTGGCGCTGCGCTGGCGGGCCGCGCCGGCGCCGCACCGGCTGGCCACCGGCGGGCCGCTGCGCCGGATCTTCTTCAGCGGCATCTGGGCCGGCGCCGGCATCGGGCTGGCCACCTCGATCAAGCTGACCCCGGCGCTGTTCATCGTCTACCTGCTGGTCACCCGGCAGTGGCGGGCCGCCACCACGGCCATCGGCACCGCCGCGCTGGTCACCGTCGGCGCGATGGTCGTCGCGACGAAGGAGTCGGCCGCCTACTTCACCTCGGTACTCTGGGACACCAGCCGGGTGGGCGTGGCCGACATGACCCCGAACCAGTCGCTCGCCGGCGTCCTCGCCCGGCTCTACGACTCGATGCAGACCCCGGGGCTGCTCTGGTTCTCGTTCGCCGCCCTGCTGCTCGCCCTCGGGCTCAGCCGGGCCGCCCACGCCCACGCCGACGGCGACGAACTCACCGCGTTCACCCTGATCGGCCTCACCGCCAACGTGATCAGCCCGATCAGCTGGTCACACCACCTGGTGTTCGTCATCCCGGCGATCATCGTGCTGGCCGACGCGGCGCTGCGCCGACGCAGCGCCAGTCAGGGGCTGATCTCGCGGCGCACCTACCCGCCGACGGGGCCGGGGATCAGCGGGGTCGCCGGGCTGCGTACCCCGATCTGGTTCCCGGCGCTGACCGGGCTACGGCACGCGGCCGCCGCCGTCGCGCTCTACCTGCTCTTCCTGATCTCCCCGATCTGGCCCTACGAGCACAAGCTGCCGCAGGTGTCGCACTACCACGACGGCCTGTGGGGGGTGCTGATGGAGAACTCGCTCGGCCTGGCGCTGATCGCCCTCGTCGCCGCCCTGCCGTGGCGGCCCGGCGCCGAACCGGCCTTCTACCTGGACCCCCGCCCACAGATCCGGCACCGGCTGACCGTGCAGGCCGGTCGGTCCCGCACCCATGACTGACCGCACCGATCGTCCGACCGCACCGACCGGTCGGTCCCGCACCCGCGACCGACCGCACCGACGGGTGCGCGGCGAGCCTACGGGCAGTTGACCCATTCCTCGGTGCCGTCGGCGAAGAACTGCCGCTTCCAGATCGGCAGCCGGGCCTTCGCCTCGTCGACGAGCCGGGCGCAGGCGGTGAAGGCCGCCGCCCGGTGCGCGGTGCTCACCGCCGCCACCAACGCCACGTCACCGATGGCCAACGGACCGAGCCGGTGCGACACCGCGACCGCGTACACCGCCGGGTCGGCGGCCACCTCCCGGGCCACCTCGCGCAGGATCTCCTCCGCACTGGGATGACCCTCGTACTCCAGCCGGGTCACCGACCGGCCATGGTCGTGGTCGCGGACCACCCCCTGGAAGGAGACCACCGCACCGGCGCGGTGGTCCGCGACCGCCGCCTCGTGCGCCGCCAGGTCGAGCGGCGTCGCGGTCACCGCCACCAGGACAGGTCGGATCGGTACGGTCACGGCAGTCGCTCCCCGGGCAGCATCGGCAGTGGTACGACGGACACCTCGTCACCGGCCGCGCCGACACCCCCGGGCGGGATCACCGCGAACCCGGCGGCGGTGGCCAGCCCCCGCAGCATCGCCGACCCCACGTGCGGCACCGGGTACGCCGTACCGGTCACCGGGTCCAGCCGCACCAGCGCCAGATGGGTGAAGTCGCCCCGGCCGGATACGGCGGCACCGAGCCGGTGCCGGGGCAGGGTGGGCAGCGTCCGGCCGTGCACTCCGGCGAGCAGCGGCGCGACCAGGGACACCAGGGCGATGACGGCAGACTGGGGGTTGCCCGGCAGACCGGCGACGAACCGGTCCCGGCCGTCGTCGCCGGACACTCGGGCGAGCAGCATCGGGAACCCGGGACGGACCGCGACCGTGTTGACCACGTACTCGGCGCCGAGCTGCGCCAACGCTGGGTGCAGGTGGTCGACCGGGCCGTGCATGGTGCCCCCGGTGGTGCAGACCAGGTCGGCGTCGGC from Solwaraspora sp. WMMD791 includes:
- a CDS encoding MoaD/ThiS family protein; this translates as MESVTVRYFAGARAAAGRTSDAVPAGLDRDGFVTELTRRHGDGLGRVLAVASFLVDGTVWHDRHAPLPAGATVDVLPPFAGG
- a CDS encoding metallophosphoesterase — protein: MLAVLGFVGTLTLITGLIHLYLWRRLVRDTTRPGRWRRAGSLLALGLAVLVPTTMVSTRSAGMSWLAWPGYVWLAVMFYLLVVLLALELPLLVVRLVGRARGRQVGTLDSVPVTAPAAAAGPPPPTALPGGRPATDIVPDPGRRLLIARGAAIFAGLTAAGVTGYGVRTALGPPQLDRVQIPIARLPRAMDGLRIATVSDIHIGPLTGVGHTARIVELINSLDADLVAVVGDLVDGTVAELGPTAAPLAGLRARYGSFFVTGNHEYYSGAQEWVTEVQRLGLQVLVNERREIVTPGGVLDLAGVNDPTGATASPADGAQVGPPDGPLAGPDYDRALGDRDRDRPVVLLAHQPVQAHEAARYGVDLQLSGHTHGGQIVPFNLAVRLVQPVVSGLATVDGTQVYVTNGAGFWGPPVRVGAPPQVSLVQLRSE
- a CDS encoding UvrD-helicase domain-containing protein; protein product: MPPYRAVPSPGSATGPGSFVADLHIHSRYSRACSRDLNMSNLAWWARRKGVSLLGTGDFTHPAWFEHLRESLRPAEPGLYRLSPDAERDVARRLPPRLASEAEANPVRYMLSVEISTIYKRDDRTRKVHHLIYLPDLEAVARFNTALGRIGNLGSDGRPILGLDSRDLLEITLEASEDGYLVPAHIWTPWFSALGSKSGFDAIADCYADLAGHIFAVETGLSSDPAMNWRVSHLDKYQLVSNSDAHSPPALAREATVLDSALDYYAVREALRTGDGLVGTIEFFPEEGKYHADGHRNCGVNWSPEQTRQAAGRCPQCGKPLTVGVLSRVEDLADRPDGHRPAHAKQVTHLVALPEIVGEIHRVGARSKTVEGQVVNLVAALGPELDILTTVPVDDIRRVGGELLAEAIGRLRRGEVHRVPGYDGEYGVITLFAPGELATGGGAGQPEALFDVPVPAQRPPSESAAAGAAPPTGTRRASRAGAARAARSGRAGAEPAPPPIPPPPTPSPHEPFEPMLAGMEEVGTGLLDRLDAMQRVAASAPGGPLLIVAGPGTGKTRTLTHRIAYLCAELNVFPEHCLAITFTRRAAEELRHRLDGLLGPVAEDVTVATFHSLGLTILRENPKAAGLPATFRIADDAERDQARAEAGEDDATYAKLLRAAGLVDLDELVTLPLRLLRDDPALVQRYRDRWRWIFVDEYQDVDADQYDLLRLLSPADGNLCAIGDPDQAIYSFRGADVRYFLRFSEDFVDARLVRLARNYRSAAPILAAAVQAIAPSSLVRGRRLEPARLDPQAPLIGLYPAATAADEAAFVVRTVDELVGGVSHRSLDSGRIDGQSSTVSFSDIAVLYRTDAQSGPIVEALTRAGVPVQKRSHNRLRDRPGVLAIARELRHVGVSGPDADLTTRVRAAGQVLADRLTAPTLDAPSGPQLVPADVWAAVDLLTPLAHRCGEDLSLLLAQVETGAEVDALDPRAEAVTLLTLHAAKGLEFPVVFLVGCEDGLLPLRFAGKPPSEDEVAEERRLFFVGLTRAQDRLYVSHAGRRVRHGQEREMRPTPFLDAIDAGLFDRLGAEGPRRPKDRQLRLL
- a CDS encoding EamA family transporter yields the protein MIVYVVWGSTYLAIRVVVETMPPMAAAGARFGLAALLLAAILRVSRGRGALRVTARQLAGAAPVGVLLLTGGNGLVMLAESGPPGVAVPSGVAALLIATVPLLVVVYRLAVRDRPRPTTVAGVLVGLGGLVVLIAPTGGAAAAPLTGSLVVVAAATAWSAGSFIAGRISMPTDAFVTTVYQMAAGAAALVAFGVLRGELRGVDLTQVSARSWWALTYLLVAGSLIAFTAYVWLLQHAPISLVATYAYVNPVVAVALGALLAAEPVTPRILLGGLVIVVGVALVVTTERPRASPRPRTRRR
- a CDS encoding ATP-binding protein → MDPIRNPYAPGAGQRPPELAGRGREVDVFDIVLERVARGRPERSLMLTGLRGVGKTVLLNTLRSQAINRLWGTGKIEARPDQSLRRPVAAALHMAVRELAPRHRAPERIDDFLGVLKAFALRANPPAASGRGGANRLRDRWQPGIDVPAAVGRADSGDIEIDLVELFTDAAAVATDVGTGIALFIDEMQDVGTDDVSALCAACHELSQLGGPLIVVGAGLPHLPAVLSAAKSYSERLFRYQRIDRLDRVAADQALTAPAQREQVEYEPKALDLLYDKSGGYPYFVQAYGKATWDHAPRSPITAADVRMAAPDAEAELAVGFFGSRFERATPAEREYMRAMASLAGTADPTSATPSSAGGPSSDDDAADPDAAVSTAEIARALGRKPASLSPARDALIKKGLIYSGERGTVAFTVPHFGRYLRTQPG
- a CDS encoding DoxX family membrane protein is translated as MRPVRTFARALLSSIFIVSGARAVADPGPYVERARPVTDRLAPTIRRAAPRLPADTGSLVRLHGATQLVGGLLLATGHVTRPAAAVLAASLVPTTVAGHPFWSATDPAQRQLHQVHFLKNLGLLGGLLLAAADTGGRPGLWWRTGHAVRNGRRSVRRAVRSARRDARIAVRSAATARRLPGRG